A genomic stretch from Helianthus annuus cultivar XRQ/B chromosome 1, HanXRQr2.0-SUNRISE, whole genome shotgun sequence includes:
- the LOC110935504 gene encoding glutamate receptor 2.6-like encodes MNQNSTNTFASQVNKRTLINLLFAVAGDVAIWSSRLDYLDFTQPYTELGDKLHSNLSRMVVVVWLFVALIITQSYTASFTIMLTAQRVEPTITNIEVLRNTNATVGSKGCGTR; translated from the exons ATGAATCAAAATTCTACAAATACTTTTGCTTCCCAAGTAAATAAAAGAACATTAATCAA CTTACTTTTTGCGGTAGCTGGTGATGTAGCCATCTGGTCAAGCCGGCTGGACTATCTGGATTTCACTCAACCATACACCGAGTTAG GTGACAAGTTACATAGCAATTTGTCAAGAATGGTGGTGGTTGTGTGGCTCTTTGTGGCACTAATCATCACACAGAGCTACACGGCTAGCTTCACGATCATGCTCACGGCTCAAAGGGTGGAACCCACAATAACCAACATTGAGGTGCTCAGGAACACGAATGCAACAGTAGG CTCGAAAGGGTGTGGAACTCGCTAA
- the LOC118492505 gene encoding glutamate receptor 2.9-like, protein MIQIPLKKFDAVAGDVAIRSSQLDYLDFTQLYTESGDKLHSNLSRMVVVVWLFVALIITQSYTASFTSMLTAQRLEPTITNIEVLRNTNATVGY, encoded by the exons ATGATACAAATACCTTTAAAG AAATTCGATGCAGTAGCTGGTGATGTAGCCATCAGGTCAAGCCAGCTGGACTATCTGGATTTCACTCAACTGTACACCGAGTCAG GTGACAAGTTACATAGCAATTTGTCAAGAATGGTGGTGGTTGTGTGGCTCTTTGTGGCACTAATCATCACACAGAGCTACACGGCTAGCTTCACGAGCATGCTCACGGCTCAAAGGTTGGAACCCACAATAACCAACATTGAGGTGCTCAGGAACACGAATGCAACAGTAGGGTACTGA
- the LOC110864661 gene encoding uncharacterized protein LOC110864661 produces the protein MADQTPKINFKSLKSDVSLEGVDVVLPIDSVRQVNSRLANTLYGYFQGDRIAYPVVEYFLKTNWKKHGFQKIVMNSNGFFFFKFEDSQGMNNVLEGGPWLIRNKPLFLNTWSPTNTLKKEDIKKVAVWVKLHEVPLVAYTDDGLSMLASKIGSPLRLDSYTIDMCNEAWGRSSYARALIDISAEHDFKEVLTIAIPELDENKYVNETIRVEYEWKPPRCAHCCVFGHDSEECAKCIRSTVKPPTNSLKVDEDGYTVVKTKKNVKKSGFQVNNQKPKFEYRPVDKKKKAEWWGTGENLLFWHDNWCGSGPLKDWYKELFKIASNIDAMVSDHLILDENYKWVWSWDREPIRGNEGEQLGSLKNILESFSMKGGAEFWAWNNDKEMLTVAIIRAKRLDALIQPTILISHFGIIGFLLK, from the exons ATGGCTGATCAAACTCCTAAAATTAATTTTAAGTCGCTAAAGTCGGATGTCTCCTTGGAAGGAGTGGATGTAGTTTTACCAATTGATTCTGTTCGTCAGGTTAACAGCAGGTTAGCAAATACTCTTTATGGTTACTTCCAGGGGGATAGAATCGCTTATCCGGTTGTTGAATATTTTCTGAAAACAAATTGGAAAAAACATGGTTTTCAGAAAATTGTGATGAATTCGAATGGgtttttcttcttcaagtttgaaGATAGTCAGGGTATGAATAATGTTCTTGAAGGGGGTCCTTGGCTGATTCGGAACAAACCTCTTTTTCTCAACACTTGGTCCCCTACAAACACTCTTAAAAAAGAAGATATTAAAAAGGTTGCGGTTTGGGTGAAATTGCATGAGGTTCCTCTAGTGGCGTATACTGATGATGGGTTAAGTATGTTGGCGTCTAAAATTGGTTCTCCTTTGCGGTTGGATTCGTATACTATTGATATGTGCAACGAGGCTTGGGGACGAAGTAGCTATGCCAGGGCCCTCATTGATATCTCTGCTGAACATGATTTTAAAGAGGTCCTAACCATAGCTATTCCTGAGTTGGATGAGAACAAGTATGTCAATGAGACTATTCGTGTGGAATATGAATGGAAACCCCCGAGATGTGCCCACTGTTGTGTATTTGGGCATGATTCTGAGGAGTGTGCAAAATGCATTCGATCGACAGTGAAACCTCCTACAAACAGTCTGAAAGTAGATGAGGATGGTTATACGGTAGTCAAGACAAAGAAGAATGTAAAGAAGAGCGGTTTTCAAGTTAACAATCAAAAGCCCAAGTTTGAATATAGACCTGTGGATAAAAAGAAAAAGGCA GAGTGGTGGGGCACAGGTGAAAATTTACTATTTTGGCATGACAATTGGTGTGGATCGGGACCGCTTAAAGACTGGTACAAGGAACTTTTCAAAATTGCTTCTAATATAGATGCAATGGTTAGCGACCACTTGATTCTGGACGAAAATTATAAATGGGTTTGGAGTTGGGATAGGGAGCCGATAAGGGGGAATGAAGGGGAGCAACTAGGCTCTTTAAAAAATATTCTTGAAAGTTTTTCAATGAAGGGTGGAGCAGAATTTTGGGCTTGGAACAATGATAAGGAGATGTTGACAGTGGCAATTATTAGAGCAAAAAGATTGGATGCACTCATCCAACCAACAATTCTTATTAGCCATTTTGGAATAATTGGCTTCCTCCTAAAATAA